The DNA window AAAATACAGCCCATATCTGAGCCCATCCTGACCAAGCTGCCACAACATAGCCTTCATCCGCCGCCCCTCGCCTGACTCGCGGGGGACACAGAGCCGGGGGCAACCCACCCCGGCCCTTCGACAAGCTCAGGGCCACCCCTCCGAGGAGGGGATGGGGGACGGTGATTCCCCTCCTCGGAGGGGTGCCGCGTTAGCGGCGGGGTAGGTTTCTTTTTACACCACACGTCGGGAATACCTCACGCCATGTCCATCCTACACAGTTCGTACCCCCGCGTCAGGTCTCCCAGCTATGCGGCAAATAGCACAGGCCGAGTTCGCGTCTCTCGCCGCGCACCGAGAACTCCCGCTCGACCAGATCGAACACCCGCAAACCGGCGCTATCCAGAGCGTGAGCGCGCAGCACGTAGCGGCCGGGCAGCAGGCGGAGTTGGGGCAGGACATAATCAATCTGGTAGACGCGGCCCTCAACGTGGCGCGGAACCGCCCCATCCATATCCGACGCCACCCCGTAAACCGGGACGAGGTCAGGCCGCACAAGACCAACGCCGACTACTGGCGGTTTGGTTTCCCCCGTCCCAGCCTCAACTCTGAGCCGCGCTCGGAACGGCTGGCCAAAAACAAACTGCGAGGTTTCCTGGGCGTGGCCGTTCAGCAGCCGGACATCGGTGATCCGGTTCTCACCCGCAGCCAGAGCAGCGACCGGACGGGCAGCCGTCCCATCGGTGTTCGTTTCGCCCTGAGCCTCGATGAACTCGGCATACTCCTGGACCACATGTGATGCGGCCCCCTGTAAGCGCACCTGGCCGTGGTCCAGCCACACGGCTTTGCCGCACAGCTTCTTGATCTGGTAGGCATTGTGGGCGCAGTACAGCAGGGTGCCGCCGTTGGACAGAAAGTCCTCCATCCAGCGAATGCACTTTTTCTGGAACGCCTCGTCGCCCACGGACAGAATTTCATCCGAGACCAGCACGTCCGGCTCAACGCAGGTGGCCAGGGCAAAGGCCAGCCGCACGCTCATGCCGGACGAGTAGGTTTTGAGCGGCCGGTCCACGAAATCGCCGATATCGGCAAACTCCAGAATCGCCGGCAGGCGCTCAGCCAGCTCGTCCTGGCCGAGGCCCATCAAGGCTCCCGACAGGGCCAGGTTTTCGCGTCCGGTGTACTCGGGATGAAAGCCGATGCCGAGTTCGAGCAGGGCGCTGACCCGTCCGGCGCTGCGCACCTGTCCCTCAGACGCCAGGGTCACGCCACACAGGAGTTTCAGCAGGGTGCTTTTGCCGGCCCCGTTTTGTCCGACAATGCCCCAGGCGTCGCCCCGGTAGACCTCCAGGGACACGTTACGCAGCGCCCAGAACTCCTCGGAGAAGCGCCGGCGGCCCAGCCACAGCATTTCCTTCAGGCGGTCAAGGTGACGCGGATACAGCCGGTAGGATTTGCCGAGCCCGTGGGCTTCGATCAGCGGTGGGGGAGTCGGGTTCACTGGGGGAGAGTGGGTACGAATGGTGGCTAGTCAGCGGATTCAGCCGGCAGAGCGGGGTGGATGTGGGACGCGCCTTTGAGTTCTCCCACGGTACGGGTGAGCGCGATCAGGTTGTTCGTCAAGAGGCTGTTGAGCTGGTCAATTTTGCGGTCCAGGGTGCTGATTGAGCGGTCCAGTTTGCTATCCAAAGCGCTGATTTCGTACTCGATTTTACGGTCCAGCTGCCACCACATGGTGACAAAAACCGTCAGCAGGGTGGCAAGGTTTTTCCAATCCATAAAGCCTCTTCGCTCCAACCATTTTCGTGATACCGAGCGCCCTGTTCAATGTCAACGGGACGCCCTGATGGCAACGGGACGCCGGTAGGGGCGGGTTACAAACCCGCCCCTACGCACGCGGCGAATCCGCACCAGGGCAACCTGTAGGGGCAGGCCCCCGTGCCTGCCCGCCCCCGGCGACAATGTCGCAGCAGGGCAACCACAGGGGGTTGCCCCTACACACCGCCCAGGCCGTCTCCATCCCCTCCTCGGAGGGGTGGCCCGAAGGCCCGGGGTGGGGGCAACCCACCCCCCTGCTCCGCAGGACCCCTCCCAGGAGGGGATGGGGGCGGGTCCCTTCCTGGGAGGGATGGCCGAAGGCCGGGGTGGGGGCCTTCTCGGCCGGTGGATAACGCAATAAAATTGACGATCTCAGCGCGTTCCTGCGGGACACTGTGCTGGAGTTCAAGGGCGAGATCGGGGAATTGCGAGGCGCCGTCCGAACTCACACGCCTGCACAGGACTGATTCATCAGAGTTCCCCCTCACCCCAGCCCTCTCCCTCAAGGGGAGAGGGAGCAAGGCGGCCACCAAGCGGCTGGCCCAGGCCCTGTGTCCTCCCCTCCGCGAGGGGGAGCAAGAATGCCTCCTCAGGTTCCCTCCCCCTGTGACGAGCCAGGCACCAGCAATCCCCTCCCCCCCGTGACGTGTGATGCATATTCCCAGGAATCTACGCTCGCCTGCCGGGCGCTGACCGTCGGACCGGGAAGAACCCACCCCCCTGCTCCGCAGGACCCCTCCCAGGAGGGGATGGGGGCAGTTCCCCTCCTCGGAGGGGTGGCCGAAGGCCGGGGTGGGTTGAAGCACGATGACGGCGGCTCCCTGCGGACGCGACAGCAGGGGCGGGGGATGAACCCACCCCGCCGCTCACGCGGCACCCCTCCCAGGAGGGGATGAAGACCTCCCCCTTCCCGTCTCATTTCCCAAACTGTCGTGCCGTGAGCCCCCTGAGGGGGAGGGCTAGGGAGGGGGGCAACCCACGCACCCAGGCACCGAAAATTGCACCCCCATACACACGGTCTCTTGACAGAAGCCGCAGGACTGCATGAGACAGCGGAATCCTGGTCGCCAGCAAAAAAGCAGGGCGTATCATGTGGAAAAATCACACTCAGACACGCCACAAACATTGACTCCAACCGCACGAAATTGCTGGAATCTCCGCCACGCACCACCTCACGGTGAGAACCCTGCTGTACGGCGGGCTGGCCCTCAGCATCGCCGCCGGCTTGCTGACCCTGGCAGGCTCGACACCCCACGCCGCGACCGAAAGCCTGCAAACCCGGCTCGACGCCTACTGCGCACGACATGCCGCACGCCCTCCAATACGAACACCCCCGGCAGCGTCAACAACTCGGCGCGAAAATCTCGCTGGCCCGCCTGCACTCGGGCATCAAAGTCACCGGATTTGCGGTGCTTGCTCCCCAGGCATTGCAGCCCGACCCGGCCGCCCACACGGCCAGGGTTGAGATGCGCGTGGAATACGCGTATACTTTTCCTTCCATGGCTGGCCGACAGATGTCCACCTCCACCGTCATTGCCGATGCCTGGCGCAAAGAGCGGGGGGTGTGGTATCACGTGTTGCAGACCCAGGTCATCCCTGACAAACGATAATCTGGACAACAGCTTGGACACCGCCGATGGACCCGGAAGTACGTGAATTGGCAACCGCAGCCGTCACCGCCTTGCAGACCATGGCCGCCAATTCTTCGCCCCACTGGACGGACGTGGCGGGGGTTTTTGTGGCGCTGCTGGTCGGGGGCGCGCAATGCGGGCTGATTGCCTGGGGCATCCGGGTGATGCGCGACAGCAACCTCACCCGCGAAAAAGTCATGGCCGCCTTTGCCCGCCAGCACGAAGAGACCGAGCGCCAGCGTGAAGACGCCGAGCGCCAGCGTGAAGACACCGAGCGCCAGCGTGAAGACGCCGA is part of the Desulfurellaceae bacterium genome and encodes:
- a CDS encoding ABC transporter ATP-binding protein, with amino-acid sequence MNPTPPPLIEAHGLGKSYRLYPRHLDRLKEMLWLGRRRFSEEFWALRNVSLEVYRGDAWGIVGQNGAGKSTLLKLLCGVTLASEGQVRSAGRVSALLELGIGFHPEYTGRENLALSGALMGLGQDELAERLPAILEFADIGDFVDRPLKTYSSGMSVRLAFALATCVEPDVLVSDEILSVGDEAFQKKCIRWMEDFLSNGGTLLYCAHNAYQIKKLCGKAVWLDHGQVRLQGAASHVVQEYAEFIEAQGETNTDGTAARPVAALAAGENRITDVRLLNGHAQETSQFVFGQPFRARLRVEAGTGETKPPVVGVGLVRPDLVPVYGVASDMDGAVPRHVEGRVYQIDYVLPQLRLLPGRYVLRAHALDSAGLRVFDLVEREFSVRGERRELGLCYLPHSWET